From Methanobrevibacter millerae, the proteins below share one genomic window:
- a CDS encoding beta strand repeat-containing protein — MVFISTLSLAFAADDAVDSTISAPVEDTPVIQAANTQEDIQASSPESFTQLDNLIQNTPLNGTVKLGNNYTYSGGGDTGPILINKDITIDGDGYTIDGAGSSSIFQITNNAHVVLKNLVFKNARGINGSAISMTSGEYVEINNTTFINNSAINGGAIYISSNSSTVNFTISIVNSTFINNNATNGGAIYVGGTLISITSSDFKYNTATNDGGSMYMDAGGSISKNRFEHEKAGRDGGAIYLNSTLNSSSINSSVLTKLGLFDNVMSYCTAGRDGGAGFFNATHGTINNLTLNGNVAKRDGGGIVWLCSNTGIVQSNIFNNTAGRNGGGIYLYPPTLSSIYDAAVVIMYTNFANNTAGVNNTTKGNGGALYCGGIFAVVLNSTFECDTAYDGAGIYLDVVAAINYCTFNMENATHDGGAIYFYASNTNIPQSNKYIERIMQNGGVRHSNITNCIAGHDGGAGYVYGNYGIVQNVTMINNTAGNDGGAGYVVGNYGQLFDSHFINNTAGNDGGALLWEGVNGTINNIHVINNKAKIMGGGLSLDAASSKGNISIANATFAYNNATYGGAIYCANMFTSILNCNFTFDTAVDGGGIYLDYGAYLYNITLINESADRDGGAIFLNSSNTILDPAVLKELLANDKVGLIDSLIVNCSAGHDGGAGYVYGDYCVVKNVPMYNNRAGNDGGAGYIVGNNGILVGGSFINNTAGRDGGAMLWEGVNGTVSNIEVINNTATNNGGGMSLDAASSQGTISISNSKFILNKAFYGGGVYCAGMFTSVSDSYFASDNASYGGGIYLDYGAYIHNVTMFNESAVFDGGGIYLNSSNTALDPVILQQLMLDNKVGVIDSVILNCNAGRDGGAGYVYGDYGIVNNLTMVNNYAGRDGGAGYVFGNFGQLSNSTFINNTAGNDGGALLWEGVNGTIKNITVVKNKATRNGGGISLDAGSAKGIISIDESSFSSNEGSFGGAIYCANMFTNVLNSNFAHDSAEYGGGIYLDYGAYIHNTTLFNESAEYDGGGIYLNSSNTDLDPVVLQQLMLENKVGVIDSEIVGCRAGRDGGAGYVYGNYGVVNNLTMINNYAARGGGAGYVYGNYGRLYNSTMINNTAGDDGGALFWQGNGGTVVNITCRANLAGDVGGSIFIFGSNLTFTNSKFMLSNATTNGGAIYIYGNNVLVNDSSFDKCSANNEHGGAIYAAGLNTTISKSIFTMNRVNVTAEAHGGSIDVQGNNTHILDCTFEKCNAFEGGVVYVSGSNAVLENLSCIYSFATKGGAFYIEGDDATLSNINASHNNATDYGGAIYISGNNALITESDLEKCIAYEKDGGAIYVAGLNAVISESNFVQNRADGAESRGGSINVQGNDTKILNCTFDMCTAYEGGVVYIYGSNVLIDGYSCNRSFASNGGAIYVMGDHATIADFNMSYTNATDYGGAIYIAGDFATIDNSNFTRCIAYTKDGGALFISGSNATVSKSNFVENKITGDDACGGSIYIEGDGVTLDECYFTRCSAVDGGSIYVAGDDTEIYNSAFMMTLAENDGGAIYLGGVNGHIHNSTIGFSNATRGGAVFIEGNNSLIEADFEKCFASNKGLPLVSSAGGAIYIEGNENEIKDSTFNTVGAIGGNGGAIFIEGDDNTVNNITTHTTIAVRNGPGSKGYGGAIFISGENAKIMDADFETFSASENGGTIYVEGDNANILDSTFRYGSAKDGNAIYVEGSGTLVNGSSFANIGASTHESINPSTLGGCIYVAGNDTVITCSNFTHTNAGNGGAIYVAGEGTEISHDSFVETNAVNGAGVYVAGNNTNILDSTFIRMSVTGIGGAIYLGGSKSSVKSSKFSFTNATSGGAIYIDGNESFIEGSFDHCFSVSKDDNVSSGGAILVEGNDATISNSSFAFSMAEDYGGCIFVEGKNAIITESRFENCSTTGKFGGGAVSVKGFNATISNSNFTRNMVNISNNAHGGAIDLHGDEAKVLRCDFDYCMAYNGGAINVEGKDAVIDDVFVTHTSAYNGGGAIYVAGDDATISGSRMTLNNATNYAGAVYVEGENAVIEGTTFDKCSAIVENGGALYISGFNATVSNSNFTYNSANASDAQGGAIYIEGNDTKILNSNFDFCAASEGGVLYISGDNAVIDESTFTHSSAWNYGGALYVAGDNVIISNSNMTLNNATNHGGSLYVAGNNTNIKGSAFQKCSSVNLDGGAIYISGLNTTISDSYFNRNSANGTDTKGGSIYIEGEGTKVLGSVFEMCIATDGGVMYIEGDNAVVDNSTFTYSTAFNRAGALYVAGDNAVISGSAFDYNNATNYGGSIYIAGDNTQIIDDSFTRCSVNSKNGGALYVVGLNTTISDSHFTLNSANATGGRGGSIDVVGDDTKILNCDFMKCSADNGGVLYVNGSNAFIDNVTIEFSSAYSDGGAMYIAGDNAVILNSNMTLNNASDYGGAVYVTGANALINNTIFDKCSSNNYHGGAIYVYGLNTTISYSNFTRNSANGTGAHGGAIDVHGNDTTIYKCLFDSCSAYDGGTLYIRGEGTVIEGMEFIRSIALHNGGTIYILGNNVTISNTSFILGNATNGGAIYVAGNNSNITGSSFKLCIAKDQGDGGAIYIEGLNATVENSLFNITQSTTGRGGAIYIEGQGADILNSTFTRSNSTSGGVIYIQGDDTHVLDCDMSFSSSNIVPNATGMGRGGALFVAGNNAVISSDFRFTNGTGGPGYPGNGGAIYVAGNNTNITKSSFFTVIAKNGGDGGAIYIEGINATVENSEFLVTQSARGRGGALYIAGDNATVINSDFVRANSTPGVLSILKVMIPRFLIPQ, encoded by the coding sequence ATGGTGTTTATTTCTACATTATCTCTTGCTTTTGCGGCGGATGATGCTGTAGATTCAACAATTTCTGCACCTGTTGAAGATACGCCAGTTATTCAAGCAGCCAATACACAAGAAGATATTCAGGCGAGCAGTCCTGAATCATTTACGCAACTGGATAATTTAATCCAGAATACGCCGTTGAACGGAACCGTTAAGTTGGGTAATAATTATACCTACTCGGGAGGTGGTGATACCGGCCCTATTCTTATTAACAAAGACATAACGATTGATGGGGACGGATACACTATTGATGGTGCTGGTTCTTCATCGATTTTCCAAATAACGAATAATGCGCATGTTGTACTGAAAAATCTGGTATTTAAAAATGCGCGGGGAATCAATGGTTCAGCAATTAGCATGACTTCCGGTGAATATGTGGAGATTAATAATACGACATTTATTAATAATTCTGCTATAAACGGGGGTGCGATTTATATTTCTTCGAATTCTTCTACTGTAAACTTCACTATAAGCATTGTTAACTCAACTTTCATTAACAACAATGCTACAAATGGTGGAGCCATTTATGTTGGCGGTACTTTAATAAGTATAACCTCGTCTGATTTTAAATACAATACCGCTACCAATGATGGTGGATCAATGTACATGGATGCTGGTGGATCTATTAGCAAAAATAGATTCGAACATGAAAAAGCAGGCCGTGATGGAGGAGCAATTTACTTGAATAGTACACTTAATTCCTCTTCAATAAATTCTAGTGTACTTACTAAATTAGGTTTATTTGATAATGTAATGTCATACTGTACTGCTGGTCGTGATGGTGGTGCAGGTTTCTTTAATGCAACTCATGGAACTATTAATAATTTAACATTAAATGGTAACGTAGCTAAACGTGATGGTGGTGGTATAGTATGGTTATGTTCAAATACTGGTATAGTTCAATCTAATATATTTAATAATACTGCGGGACGTAATGGTGGAGGTATTTATTTATATCCTCCTACATTATCATCTATATATGATGCTGCTGTTGTAATCATGTATACTAATTTTGCAAATAATACTGCTGGTGTAAATAATACTACAAAAGGTAATGGTGGTGCTTTATACTGTGGTGGTATATTTGCTGTTGTACTTAATTCTACATTTGAATGTGATACTGCATATGATGGTGCAGGTATATACTTAGATGTTGTTGCTGCTATTAATTACTGTACATTCAATATGGAAAATGCTACTCATGATGGTGGTGCAATATATTTCTATGCAAGTAATACTAATATTCCACAGTCAAATAAATATATTGAGAGGATTATGCAAAATGGTGGTGTAAGACATTCTAACATTACTAATTGTATTGCTGGTCATGATGGTGGTGCTGGTTATGTATATGGTAATTATGGTATAGTTCAAAATGTTACCATGATTAACAATACTGCAGGTAATGATGGTGGTGCTGGTTATGTTGTAGGTAATTATGGACAACTATTTGACAGTCATTTCATTAATAATACTGCAGGTAATGATGGTGGAGCATTGCTATGGGAAGGAGTAAATGGTACTATCAATAATATTCATGTTATTAACAATAAGGCAAAGATAATGGGTGGAGGTTTATCCTTAGATGCTGCTTCTTCAAAGGGTAATATTTCTATTGCTAATGCTACTTTTGCATATAATAATGCTACATATGGTGGTGCTATTTATTGTGCTAATATGTTTACTAGTATTTTGAATTGTAACTTTACTTTTGACACGGCTGTTGATGGTGGAGGTATCTATCTGGATTATGGTGCTTATCTTTATAATATTACTTTGATTAATGAAAGTGCGGACCGTGATGGTGGTGCCATATTTCTTAATTCTTCTAATACTATTTTGGATCCTGCCGTTTTAAAAGAGCTTTTAGCTAATGATAAGGTTGGTTTGATTGATTCTTTAATTGTTAATTGTAGTGCTGGTCATGATGGTGGTGCCGGTTATGTTTATGGTGATTATTGTGTTGTAAAGAATGTTCCGATGTATAATAATCGTGCGGGCAATGATGGTGGTGCCGGTTATATTGTCGGTAACAATGGAATATTGGTTGGTGGTAGTTTCATTAATAACACTGCCGGTCGTGATGGTGGTGCAATGCTCTGGGAAGGTGTTAACGGTACTGTTAGCAATATTGAGGTTATTAACAACACAGCAACTAATAATGGTGGAGGTATGTCTTTGGATGCTGCTTCCTCACAGGGTACTATTTCCATTTCCAACTCCAAATTCATTTTAAATAAAGCTTTTTATGGTGGTGGTGTTTACTGTGCGGGTATGTTTACCAGCGTATCGGATTCATACTTTGCAAGCGATAATGCTTCTTATGGTGGAGGTATCTATCTGGATTATGGAGCATATATCCATAATGTTACAATGTTCAATGAAAGTGCTGTTTTTGATGGTGGAGGTATATATCTAAACTCTTCAAATACTGCACTTGATCCGGTTATCTTGCAGCAGCTTATGCTTGACAATAAGGTTGGTGTGATTGATTCTGTAATTCTTAATTGTAATGCAGGTCGTGATGGTGGTGCCGGTTACGTATACGGTGATTATGGTATTGTAAACAACTTGACCATGGTTAACAACTATGCAGGTCGTGATGGTGGTGCAGGTTATGTATTCGGTAACTTTGGTCAGTTATCCAACAGTACTTTCATTAATAACACTGCTGGTAATGATGGTGGTGCACTGTTATGGGAAGGAGTTAACGGTACAATTAAAAACATTACTGTAGTTAAAAATAAGGCAACCCGTAACGGTGGGGGTATTTCTCTCGATGCAGGTTCCGCTAAAGGTATAATTTCAATTGACGAGTCTTCATTCTCATCAAATGAAGGTAGTTTCGGTGGTGCGATTTACTGTGCTAACATGTTTACAAACGTATTGAATTCCAATTTCGCACACGATAGTGCTGAGTACGGTGGTGGAATCTATCTGGATTACGGTGCTTATATTCACAATACTACGCTCTTTAATGAAAGCGCTGAATATGATGGTGGAGGTATTTATCTTAACTCTTCAAACACTGATTTAGATCCTGTCGTTTTACAGCAGTTAATGCTTGAAAATAAGGTTGGTGTGATTGATTCTGAAATTGTCGGCTGTCGTGCTGGTCGTGACGGTGGTGCCGGTTATGTATACGGTAACTACGGTGTTGTAAACAACTTGACAATGATTAATAACTATGCTGCCCGTGGTGGTGGTGCCGGTTATGTATACGGTAACTACGGTCGTCTATATAATTCAACCATGATTAATAATACTGCTGGTGATGATGGTGGTGCACTGTTCTGGCAGGGTAATGGTGGTACAGTAGTTAACATTACTTGTAGGGCTAACTTAGCAGGTGATGTAGGTGGATCAATTTTCATTTTCGGTTCTAACTTAACATTCACAAACTCCAAATTTATGCTTTCAAATGCTACAACAAATGGTGGAGCCATTTATATTTATGGAAACAATGTTTTAGTTAATGATTCTTCATTTGATAAATGTAGTGCTAATAATGAGCATGGTGGTGCTATTTATGCTGCCGGTTTAAACACAACAATTTCAAAATCAATTTTCACAATGAATAGGGTTAATGTCACAGCTGAAGCCCATGGTGGATCTATTGATGTTCAGGGTAATAACACTCATATTTTAGATTGTACTTTTGAGAAATGTAATGCGTTTGAAGGGGGTGTTGTTTATGTCAGCGGTTCCAATGCTGTTTTAGAAAATCTCTCATGTATCTACAGTTTCGCAACGAAAGGTGGTGCTTTCTATATTGAAGGTGATGACGCTACCCTTTCAAATATTAATGCTTCACACAATAACGCTACAGATTATGGTGGAGCTATTTACATTTCAGGTAATAATGCTTTAATTACTGAATCCGATTTAGAAAAATGTATCGCTTATGAAAAAGACGGTGGAGCTATTTATGTCGCCGGTTTAAATGCTGTAATTTCCGAGTCCAATTTTGTTCAGAATAGGGCTGACGGCGCTGAATCCCGCGGTGGTTCCATTAATGTTCAAGGTAACGATACCAAAATCCTCAACTGTACTTTCGACATGTGTACCGCTTACGAGGGTGGTGTTGTTTATATTTACGGTTCCAACGTATTGATTGACGGATATTCCTGTAACCGCAGTTTCGCATCAAACGGAGGTGCAATTTACGTTATGGGAGACCATGCAACAATCGCTGACTTTAACATGTCATACACTAACGCCACTGACTATGGTGGTGCAATCTACATTGCAGGTGACTTTGCAACAATCGACAATTCAAACTTCACAAGATGTATCGCATACACTAAAGACGGTGGAGCATTATTCATTTCCGGTTCAAACGCTACAGTTTCAAAATCAAACTTCGTTGAAAATAAGATAACCGGTGATGACGCTTGCGGTGGTTCCATTTACATTGAAGGAGATGGAGTTACCCTTGACGAATGTTACTTTACCAGATGTTCCGCTGTTGACGGCGGATCAATTTATGTAGCAGGTGACGATACAGAAATTTACAATTCTGCATTCATGATGACCCTTGCTGAAAATGATGGTGGAGCCATTTACCTCGGTGGTGTAAACGGCCATATCCACAATTCCACTATCGGCTTTTCCAATGCTACCCGTGGTGGTGCAGTATTCATTGAAGGTAACAACTCATTGATTGAAGCTGATTTCGAAAAGTGTTTCGCTTCCAATAAGGGTCTTCCTTTAGTTTCATCAGCCGGTGGTGCAATTTACATCGAAGGTAATGAAAACGAGATTAAGGATTCCACTTTCAATACTGTTGGAGCCATTGGCGGTAACGGTGGAGCAATATTCATTGAAGGTGATGACAATACGGTCAATAACATTACAACCCATACCACAATTGCCGTTAGAAACGGTCCGGGCTCTAAAGGTTACGGTGGAGCAATATTCATTTCCGGTGAAAACGCTAAAATTATGGACGCTGACTTTGAAACATTCTCAGCTTCAGAAAACGGTGGAACTATCTATGTAGAAGGAGACAATGCAAACATTTTGGATTCCACTTTCAGATACGGTTCAGCCAAGGACGGAAATGCTATTTATGTTGAAGGTTCAGGCACTCTGGTTAACGGCTCCAGCTTTGCTAATATTGGTGCAAGTACACATGAGTCTATTAATCCTTCCACTTTAGGCGGTTGTATTTACGTTGCAGGAAATGACACTGTAATTACATGCAGTAACTTTACCCATACAAATGCAGGTAACGGTGGTGCCATTTACGTTGCTGGTGAAGGAACAGAAATTTCCCATGATTCTTTCGTTGAAACCAACGCTGTCAACGGTGCAGGTGTTTACGTTGCAGGAAACAATACCAATATTTTAGATTCCACATTCATTAGAATGAGTGTTACAGGCATTGGTGGAGCGATTTATTTAGGTGGTTCCAAATCCAGTGTTAAATCATCTAAATTCAGCTTTACAAATGCCACTTCAGGTGGTGCAATATATATTGACGGTAACGAATCATTTATTGAAGGCAGCTTCGATCATTGTTTCTCCGTATCAAAAGATGATAATGTATCTTCCGGTGGTGCGATTTTAGTAGAAGGTAATGACGCTACCATTTCCAATTCCAGCTTTGCATTTTCAATGGCTGAGGATTACGGCGGATGTATCTTCGTAGAAGGTAAAAATGCTATAATCACTGAAAGCAGATTTGAAAACTGTAGTACAACTGGTAAATTTGGCGGAGGTGCAGTTTCTGTAAAAGGTTTCAACGCTACAATTTCCAATTCCAATTTCACAAGAAATATGGTAAACATTTCCAACAATGCTCACGGTGGAGCTATTGATTTACACGGTGATGAAGCGAAAGTTTTAAGATGTGATTTCGATTACTGTATGGCTTATAACGGTGGAGCCATCAATGTGGAAGGTAAGGATGCAGTTATTGACGATGTTTTCGTTACCCACACTTCCGCTTACAACGGTGGGGGCGCTATTTACGTTGCAGGTGACGACGCAACCATTTCCGGTTCCAGAATGACCTTAAACAATGCTACAAATTACGCTGGAGCGGTTTATGTTGAAGGTGAAAATGCCGTTATTGAAGGTACTACTTTCGATAAATGTTCAGCTATTGTTGAAAATGGTGGAGCTCTTTACATTTCAGGTTTCAACGCTACAGTTTCAAATTCCAACTTCACATACAATTCAGCTAACGCAAGTGATGCACAGGGTGGAGCTATCTACATTGAAGGTAACGATACAAAGATTTTAAATTCCAACTTTGATTTCTGTGCAGCTTCAGAAGGTGGAGTTCTCTACATCAGCGGTGATAATGCGGTTATTGACGAATCCACTTTCACACACAGTTCAGCCTGGAATTATGGCGGGGCACTTTACGTTGCAGGTGATAACGTAATTATTTCAAACTCAAACATGACTTTAAACAACGCTACCAATCATGGTGGATCACTTTATGTTGCAGGTAACAATACAAATATTAAGGGCAGTGCATTCCAAAAATGTTCTTCAGTTAACTTGGATGGTGGTGCTATTTATATCAGTGGTTTAAACACGACTATTTCCGATTCATACTTCAACAGAAACTCCGCTAACGGTACTGATACTAAAGGAGGTTCCATTTACATTGAAGGTGAAGGAACTAAAGTTTTAGGTTCCGTCTTTGAAATGTGTATTGCAACCGACGGTGGAGTTATGTACATTGAGGGAGATAATGCGGTCGTTGACAATTCCACATTCACTTACAGTACTGCATTTAACAGGGCAGGTGCCCTATATGTTGCAGGTGACAATGCCGTAATTTCCGGTTCCGCATTCGATTACAACAACGCTACGAATTATGGTGGATCCATTTACATTGCAGGTGACAATACCCAGATTATTGATGATTCATTCACAAGATGTTCCGTTAATTCCAAAAATGGTGGAGCACTTTATGTTGTTGGTTTAAACACAACCATTTCTGATTCTCACTTTACTTTGAACTCCGCTAATGCTACTGGCGGTCGTGGAGGTTCCATAGATGTGGTAGGTGACGACACCAAGATTTTAAACTGTGACTTTATGAAATGTAGTGCAGACAATGGTGGAGTTCTTTATGTAAACGGTTCAAATGCATTCATTGACAATGTTACAATAGAATTCAGTTCCGCTTACTCTGACGGTGGTGCAATGTATATTGCAGGTGACAATGCAGTTATTTTAAATTCAAACATGACTTTAAACAACGCTTCAGACTATGGTGGAGCAGTTTATGTTACCGGAGCCAATGCTTTGATTAACAACACAATCTTTGATAAATGTTCTTCCAATAACTATCATGGTGGAGCCATTTACGTCTACGGTTTAAACACTACCATTTCATATTCCAACTTCACAAGAAACTCAGCAAACGGTACAGGTGCTCACGGTGGTGCAATTGATGTTCACGGTAACGACACGACAATCTATAAATGTCTCTTCGACAGCTGCAGTGCTTACGATGGAGGAACACTTTATATTCGTGGTGAAGGTACTGTAATTGAAGGTATGGAATTTATACGCAGTATCGCACTCCATAACGGTGGTACAATCTATATTTTAGGTAATAACGTAACAATATCCAATACAAGTTTCATACTCGGTAATGCAACCAATGGTGGTGCCATTTACGTTGCAGGTAACAATTCCAACATTACAGGTTCATCTTTCAAATTATGTATTGCAAAAGATCAGGGTGACGGTGGAGCTATCTATATTGAAGGTTTAAACGCTACAGTAGAGAATTCTCTATTTAATATTACCCAATCCACTACAGGTCGTGGTGGAGCTATTTACATTGAAGGTCAAGGCGCTGACATTTTAAATTCAACGTTCACCAGATCCAATTCCACTTCAGGTGGAGTTATCTATATTCAGGGTGATGATACTCACGTTTTAGACTGCGATATGAGCTTCTCCTCTTCCAATATTGTTCCGAACGCTACCGGTATGGGTCGTGGAGGTGCTTTGTTCGTTGCAGGTAACAATGCAGTAATTTCATCTGATTTCAGATTCACAAACGGTACTGGTGGACCGGGTTATCCTGGTAACGGTGGTGCAATTTATGTAGCAGGTAATAATACGAACATTACTAAGTCTTCATTCTTTACTGTTATTGCGAAAAACGGTGGTGACGGTGGAGCTATCTATATTGAAGGTATTAACGCTACCGTTGAGAATTCTGAGTTCCTTGTTACTCAGTCCGCCCGTGGTCGTGGTGGAGCGTTATACATTGCAGGGGACAATGCAACAGTTATTAATTCTGATTTCGTAAGGGCAAATTCAACGCCGGGGGTGTTATCTATATTGAAGGTGATGATACCAAGGTTCTTAATTCCTCAATGA